From Paenibacillus sp. V4I7, one genomic window encodes:
- a CDS encoding YicC/YloC family endoribonuclease: protein MTGFGQANRSFAGYNVFIDAKSVNHRYSEVSIRLPKEWAAFEDALKKTVLQAVKRGRVDVFITAERETASPKSVTVNFALADAYLQAAEQLKERYGFTEQVELKDLLKLPDLIQMKESRKEPDEEIEQELCACLQEAVARLSDMRLREGAFLEQDIRERLAELKRIHVELEALAPQVVQDYAAKLTNRIQSLLQDQTPVDEQRLATEIAIFADRSNVDEELTRLKSHFEQCDQLLTEKEPVGRKLDFLIQEMNREVNTIGSKSNHSEPTARVITMKAELEKMREQIQNIE from the coding sequence ATGACCGGATTCGGACAAGCGAATCGTTCTTTTGCGGGATACAACGTGTTTATCGATGCGAAATCGGTCAATCATAGGTATAGTGAAGTGTCGATCCGATTGCCGAAGGAATGGGCGGCTTTTGAAGACGCTTTGAAGAAAACGGTGCTGCAAGCGGTGAAGAGAGGACGGGTAGACGTCTTCATCACGGCGGAACGTGAAACGGCTTCTCCGAAGAGCGTAACGGTTAACTTTGCTTTGGCAGATGCTTATTTGCAGGCTGCGGAGCAGTTGAAGGAGCGCTATGGGTTTACCGAGCAGGTCGAGCTCAAAGATTTATTGAAACTTCCCGATCTCATTCAGATGAAGGAGTCGCGTAAGGAACCTGATGAAGAGATCGAACAGGAACTATGCGCCTGCTTGCAGGAGGCCGTTGCCAGATTATCCGACATGCGGCTGCGGGAAGGAGCGTTTCTGGAGCAAGATATTCGTGAGCGCTTGGCGGAACTGAAGCGAATCCATGTGGAATTGGAAGCTTTAGCACCTCAGGTGGTTCAAGACTATGCGGCTAAGCTGACGAACAGAATTCAGTCTCTTCTGCAGGATCAGACGCCTGTGGATGAGCAGCGCTTAGCGACAGAAATTGCTATATTCGCAGATCGTTCGAATGTGGATGAGGAATTGACTCGACTGAAAAGTCATTTTGAGCAATGTGATCAATTGCTTACAGAGAAAGAGCCTGTTGGACGAAAGTTGGATTTCTTGATTCAAGAAATGAATCGAGAAGTGAACACAATCGGATCCAAGTCCAATCACTCGGAGCCTACGGCTAGAGTGATTACGATGAAAGCAGAGCTTGAGAAGATGCGCGAACAAATACAGAATATCGAGTGA
- the fmt gene encoding methionyl-tRNA formyltransferase — protein MNIIFMGTPDFAVPSLRLLLEEGYNVTTVVTQPDRPKGRKRVLTPPPVKVEAEKHGIPVLQPEKLRQADSVELLRQLKPDLIVTAAYGQILPKAVLDLPQYGCINIHASLLPKYRGGAPIHHAVIRGEAVTGVTIMYMAVGLDTGDMISKVELPIEDTDTTGSLFEKLSLAGADLLKRTLPDLLAGRIQAVAQNEADAIYSPNIRREDEWIDWSRSAAQLWNQVRGLNPFPGAYTLWNGEVMKVWASANPKSSSEPRSRSFSEISGDAPVPGTVLGSSEQGIEVMTGEGTLWLTEIQPSGKKAMPVSEFVRGVQIPAGTVFGHSN, from the coding sequence GTGAACATTATTTTCATGGGCACGCCGGATTTTGCTGTACCCTCCTTGCGTCTGCTCTTGGAGGAAGGTTATAACGTGACCACGGTTGTCACACAGCCAGATCGGCCGAAAGGACGCAAGCGCGTCCTGACGCCGCCTCCGGTTAAAGTGGAAGCAGAAAAGCATGGGATTCCCGTCCTTCAACCGGAGAAATTGCGTCAAGCTGATTCGGTTGAGCTTTTGCGACAATTAAAACCTGATTTGATTGTGACAGCTGCTTACGGACAGATCTTGCCTAAAGCGGTTTTGGACTTGCCGCAGTACGGGTGTATTAACATCCATGCTTCGCTGCTGCCCAAATATCGAGGCGGAGCGCCGATCCATCATGCTGTGATTCGGGGTGAAGCCGTAACTGGCGTTACAATTATGTACATGGCCGTAGGTCTTGATACCGGCGATATGATTTCAAAGGTGGAGCTTCCCATCGAAGATACGGATACGACGGGCTCATTATTTGAAAAGCTAAGCTTAGCCGGTGCTGATCTGCTTAAGCGCACGCTGCCTGATTTACTGGCAGGACGTATCCAGGCTGTTGCGCAAAATGAGGCAGATGCTATTTATTCTCCGAATATCCGCAGGGAGGACGAATGGATCGATTGGTCGCGTTCTGCCGCCCAGCTTTGGAATCAAGTGCGCGGCTTAAACCCTTTCCCCGGCGCTTACACGCTCTGGAACGGGGAAGTTATGAAAGTGTGGGCTAGCGCGAATCCGAAAAGTTCTTCGGAGCCAAGAAGCCGAAGCTTCTCCGAAATCAGCGGAGACGCACCTGTTCCTGGAACTGTACTTGGCAGTAGTGAGCAGGGCATTGAAGTGATGACGGGTGAAGGTACGCTGTGGCTGACGGAGATCCAACCTTCAGGCAAAAAGGCGATGCCCGTGTCAGAGTTCGTACGAGGTGTGCAAATCCCAGCTGGTACGGTATTCGGACACAGTAACTAA
- a CDS encoding Stp1/IreP family PP2C-type Ser/Thr phosphatase: MKMVSRTDIGKVRLVNEDRAAIHHDLNGLSLAIVADGMGGHQAGDIASQMAIEMIADQLQSIHWGMSVEACKQVLKEAIEKANEKIYEFASGQESYHGMGTTVVAIIASQELLIIGHIGDSRAYKITDESITQLTEDHSLVYELVKNGQITIEEADHHPRRNWITRALGTEPGVEVDLYEYAWRPGDIILICTDGLSGLVDSGDILRIVKSHERIEDAAEQLIQSALDEGGDDNVTVVLLAHDHDSDEKRGDGN, from the coding sequence ATGAAGATGGTAAGCCGTACCGATATTGGCAAAGTCCGTTTAGTGAATGAGGACCGAGCTGCCATCCATCATGACCTCAATGGCCTATCTTTAGCTATTGTGGCTGATGGCATGGGGGGACATCAAGCTGGTGATATCGCCAGCCAAATGGCCATCGAAATGATTGCAGATCAGCTGCAATCGATCCATTGGGGAATGTCTGTGGAAGCTTGTAAGCAAGTGCTGAAGGAAGCCATTGAAAAGGCGAATGAGAAAATTTATGAATTCGCCTCCGGGCAAGAAAGTTATCATGGTATGGGCACGACGGTCGTTGCCATTATTGCTTCGCAAGAGCTTCTTATTATTGGACATATCGGTGATAGTCGTGCTTACAAGATCACCGATGAATCGATCACACAACTAACGGAAGATCATTCTTTGGTGTATGAGCTTGTGAAGAACGGGCAGATTACCATCGAAGAGGCCGATCATCACCCTAGGCGTAACTGGATTACACGTGCACTCGGCACAGAGCCGGGCGTAGAGGTGGATCTCTATGAGTACGCGTGGCGTCCGGGTGATATCATTCTGATCTGTACGGATGGTTTGAGCGGTTTGGTGGATTCCGGCGACATTTTACGAATTGTCAAATCACATGAACGGATAGAAGATGCGGCGGAACAGTTGATTCAAAGCGCGCTTGATGAAGGTGGAGACGATAATGTAACGGTCGTTTTACTTGCGCACGATCATGATTCGGACGAAAAAAGGGGTGATGGGAATTGA
- the rsmB gene encoding 16S rRNA (cytosine(967)-C(5))-methyltransferase RsmB, translating to MSTQKPNRPQNGLIKSQGAGKPSAPKSSSGAAKSSAVKHSARDAALDVLIRVEENQSYSNLLLNQVLQKHALERADAGLATELVYGTIGRKNTIDFFLERFVSKGLAKLEPWVRCLLRLSFYQLHYLDRIPDHAVVSEAVNIAKRRGHQGISGMVNGVLRAVIRSKAELTLPAALGDVKRIALSHSHPEWLVRRWIRQLGAELTEQICAANNEPPHVSIRANARRRSRLELLEQLQGSGLSAEASELAPAGILVQGAGNMALVPGFQHGDFSIQDESSMLVAEALDPRPGMTVLDCCAAPGGKTAHIAEKMDDVGKIWACDLHEHKQKLIADQAERLGLSSIQTLVMDAAKLDEHFAAESFDRILLDAPCSGLGVIRRKPDLKWAKQEAEIDAISELQHAILSKVHRLLKPGGVLVYSTCTIEHAENAGMVERFLAEHSEFELAPLPVDVFASIDPVAAAAGMVQILPQQFHSDGFFIARLRKRV from the coding sequence TTGTCAACGCAAAAACCAAATCGTCCGCAAAACGGACTAATAAAATCGCAGGGGGCCGGAAAGCCCTCTGCTCCAAAATCATCCTCAGGCGCTGCGAAGAGCAGCGCTGTTAAGCATTCTGCCCGTGATGCGGCGCTGGATGTGCTGATTCGGGTTGAAGAAAATCAATCGTACAGCAATTTGCTGCTGAACCAGGTATTGCAAAAGCATGCGCTTGAGCGGGCGGATGCGGGACTGGCGACGGAGCTTGTTTATGGGACCATCGGACGGAAAAATACGATCGATTTCTTCTTGGAACGTTTTGTCAGCAAGGGGCTAGCGAAGCTCGAGCCTTGGGTGAGATGCTTGCTGCGGCTGAGCTTCTATCAGCTGCATTATTTGGACCGCATCCCCGACCATGCGGTCGTAAGCGAAGCGGTCAATATCGCGAAGCGCCGAGGCCATCAAGGCATCTCGGGCATGGTCAACGGCGTGCTGCGCGCGGTGATCCGCAGCAAAGCCGAGCTCACGCTGCCGGCTGCGCTCGGCGACGTGAAGCGCATCGCGCTGAGCCATTCCCATCCGGAATGGCTCGTACGCCGGTGGATCCGTCAGCTGGGAGCTGAGCTGACGGAACAGATCTGTGCGGCGAACAATGAGCCGCCGCACGTCAGCATTCGCGCGAACGCGAGGCGCCGCAGTCGCTTGGAGCTGCTGGAGCAGCTCCAAGGCAGCGGCCTCAGCGCGGAAGCGTCAGAGCTGGCCCCGGCCGGCATTCTTGTGCAGGGGGCCGGGAACATGGCGTTAGTCCCCGGCTTCCAGCATGGGGACTTCTCGATTCAAGACGAGAGCTCGATGCTCGTCGCCGAAGCTCTGGATCCGCGTCCAGGCATGACGGTGCTGGACTGCTGCGCCGCCCCTGGCGGCAAGACCGCGCATATCGCCGAGAAGATGGACGATGTGGGCAAGATCTGGGCTTGTGATCTGCATGAGCACAAGCAGAAGCTGATCGCAGATCAAGCGGAGCGTCTGGGACTGTCGTCGATCCAGACGCTGGTGATGGATGCTGCGAAGCTGGACGAACATTTTGCGGCGGAGTCATTTGACCGCATCCTGCTTGATGCGCCCTGCTCGGGCCTTGGGGTCATTCGCCGCAAGCCCGACCTAAAGTGGGCGAAGCAGGAGGCGGAGATTGACGCGATTAGCGAGCTGCAGCATGCTATTCTAAGCAAAGTGCATAGGCTGCTCAAGCCGGGCGGCGTGCTGGTCTACAGCACGTGCACGATTGAGCATGCGGAGAACGCGGGCATGGTCGAGCGCTTTCTCGCCGAACATAGCGAGTTCGAGCTAGCGCCGCTGCCGGTGGATGTTTTTGCAAGCATTGACCCTGTGGCTGCCGCAGCCGGTATGGTGCAAATCCTGCCGCAGCAGTTTCATTCCGACGGTTTCTTTATCGCACGGCTGCGCAAACGTGTATAG
- the remA gene encoding extracellular matrix/biofilm regulator RemA — MAIKLINIGFGNIVSANRIISIVSPESAPIKRIIQEARDRHMLIDATYGRRTRAVIITDSDHVILSAVQPETVAHRLSNKDDDHDE; from the coding sequence ATGGCTATCAAATTAATTAATATCGGGTTCGGCAACATCGTATCGGCGAACCGCATTATCTCGATCGTAAGTCCGGAATCGGCTCCGATCAAGAGGATCATTCAAGAGGCGCGTGATCGTCACATGCTGATTGACGCTACATATGGTAGAAGAACCCGTGCCGTTATTATCACTGACAGCGACCATGTGATTTTGTCGGCAGTACAACCAGAGACGGTAGCGCATAGACTTTCCAACAAGGACGATGATCATGACGAGTAA
- the def gene encoding peptide deformylase, with product MAIRIIVKDPDPVLREKAITVTKFNSNLHKLLNDMADTMYEAEGVGLAAPQIGILKRVIVMDCGEEHGGLIEMVNPEVVTSSGEQMGPEGCLSIPGLRGDVLRPLHVTAKGQDRNGNPIEVTGTDLLARCIFHEIDHLNGVLFTDLATKTYTAEEEEEDSE from the coding sequence ATGGCTATTCGTATTATTGTTAAAGATCCAGATCCAGTGCTGCGTGAGAAAGCTATCACGGTTACGAAATTTAATTCCAATCTGCATAAACTGCTGAATGATATGGCAGACACGATGTATGAAGCAGAAGGCGTGGGCCTTGCTGCTCCGCAAATCGGTATTCTTAAACGCGTTATCGTCATGGATTGCGGAGAAGAACACGGTGGATTGATAGAAATGGTAAATCCCGAGGTTGTTACTTCCAGCGGTGAACAAATGGGGCCGGAAGGCTGCTTAAGTATTCCTGGACTTCGCGGCGATGTGCTTCGGCCGCTCCATGTCACGGCCAAAGGCCAAGATCGTAATGGGAATCCCATTGAAGTGACAGGCACAGATTTGCTGGCTCGCTGCATTTTCCATGAAATTGATCACTTAAATGGCGTTTTGTTTACGGATCTTGCAACCAAAACGTATACGGCTGAAGAAGAAGAGGAAGATTCCGAGTGA
- the rlmN gene encoding 23S rRNA (adenine(2503)-C(2))-methyltransferase RlmN: MKPFVYDLNWDEWQSWVKENGESSFRAGQIFDWLYIKRVFSFDEMSNLPKTLRDKLKDQFEFVTLTEIAKYQSQDGTVKFLFELEDKNAIETVVMKHNYGNSICVTTQVGCRVGCTFCASTLGGLKRDLRPGEIVAQVVKAQKLLDETEERISSIVIMGIGEPFENYEATMNFLRVMIHPKGLNIGQRHITVSTSGIVPNIYKFADENLQVNLAISIHAPNDKLRSKLMPVNRRFPFVDLIEACKYYIAKTGRRITFEYALMGEVNDQPEHAEELAQVLKDMPLSHVNLIPVNFVAERDFKRTPRDDIFTFQRILEKGKINATIRREQGSDIAAACGQLRAKHMENK; the protein is encoded by the coding sequence GTGAAACCATTTGTGTATGATTTAAATTGGGATGAGTGGCAGAGCTGGGTGAAAGAGAACGGCGAGTCCTCGTTTCGTGCTGGGCAAATTTTTGACTGGCTGTATATAAAGCGGGTATTCAGCTTCGATGAGATGTCGAACTTGCCGAAGACGCTGCGGGACAAACTGAAGGATCAGTTTGAGTTCGTTACGTTGACAGAGATTGCCAAGTATCAGTCGCAGGATGGTACGGTCAAGTTTTTATTTGAATTGGAAGACAAGAATGCCATTGAAACAGTTGTCATGAAGCACAACTACGGCAACAGTATTTGCGTAACAACGCAGGTAGGGTGCCGAGTAGGGTGTACGTTTTGTGCATCTACCTTGGGCGGTTTGAAGCGGGATTTGAGACCGGGTGAGATTGTGGCTCAGGTTGTTAAAGCCCAGAAATTGCTGGATGAGACAGAGGAACGAATCTCTTCCATCGTCATTATGGGTATTGGCGAGCCTTTTGAAAATTATGAAGCGACAATGAATTTCCTTCGTGTGATGATTCACCCGAAAGGTCTGAACATTGGACAGCGTCATATCACGGTATCGACGAGTGGGATTGTGCCGAACATTTATAAGTTCGCTGATGAGAATTTGCAAGTGAATTTGGCGATTTCGATTCATGCACCGAACGATAAGCTTCGGTCTAAGCTGATGCCGGTCAATCGGAGATTTCCTTTCGTTGACCTAATCGAAGCTTGCAAGTATTACATTGCCAAAACCGGCAGACGAATTACGTTTGAATATGCCCTTATGGGGGAAGTGAATGACCAGCCTGAACATGCAGAGGAACTAGCGCAAGTGCTGAAGGATATGCCGCTTAGCCACGTGAATCTGATTCCTGTGAATTTCGTGGCCGAACGGGATTTCAAACGTACGCCTAGGGATGATATTTTCACCTTCCAACGTATTCTTGAGAAGGGCAAAATTAATGCCACCATACGTCGTGAACAAGGTAGTGACATTGCTGCTGCCTGCGGACAACTGCGCGCGAAGCATATGGAGAACAAGTAA
- the coaBC gene encoding bifunctional phosphopantothenoylcysteine decarboxylase/phosphopantothenate--cysteine ligase CoaBC, with the protein MSVLHGKTIVLGVCGGIAAYKAAALTSKLTQAGAIVRVIMTKSAVQFVAPLTFQTLSRHHVFVDTFDEKDPSVVSHINLADSADLVLVAPATANMIGKLALGLGDDMLSTTLLATMAPIWVAPAMNVHMYANPAVQHNMQTLLSRGVRFIEPGEGQLACGYVGKGRLAEPEEILAAIEQHFKGEPRRLEGQRVLVTAGGTVERIDPVRYITNDSSGKMGYAIAEEAVRMGAKVTLISGPSALSAPEGVKLINVQSALDMREAVLARLDESHLVIKAAAVADYRPAVVAEHKIKKKSDSLTLELVKNPDILQEIGTLKKHQFIIGFAAETERLDEHAMDKLNRKNCDLIVGNDVSQEGAGFGGDTNVVRFYDRNGLVEALPIQSKKDVARRLLELAADRMHSAAGES; encoded by the coding sequence ATGAGTGTACTGCATGGCAAAACGATTGTGCTTGGCGTATGCGGAGGCATTGCCGCTTATAAGGCTGCTGCGTTAACGAGTAAATTGACACAAGCTGGTGCAATTGTGCGTGTGATTATGACTAAATCAGCTGTTCAATTCGTAGCGCCGTTAACGTTTCAAACGCTGTCTCGTCATCATGTTTTTGTGGATACCTTTGATGAGAAAGATCCTTCGGTTGTATCGCATATCAACTTGGCGGATAGTGCCGACCTCGTGCTTGTTGCGCCTGCAACGGCGAATATGATTGGCAAGCTGGCGCTTGGTCTTGGCGATGATATGCTCAGTACGACGCTGCTTGCAACCATGGCACCGATATGGGTAGCGCCTGCAATGAACGTGCATATGTATGCGAATCCAGCTGTACAGCATAATATGCAGACCTTGCTAAGCCGTGGAGTGCGGTTTATTGAACCGGGAGAAGGGCAATTGGCTTGCGGTTACGTTGGAAAAGGACGGCTTGCTGAACCTGAGGAGATTCTTGCTGCAATTGAGCAGCATTTTAAGGGGGAGCCTAGGCGTTTAGAAGGACAACGTGTCCTCGTGACTGCCGGAGGCACCGTTGAACGCATTGACCCGGTACGGTACATTACGAATGACTCCTCCGGCAAAATGGGCTACGCTATCGCTGAAGAAGCGGTGCGTATGGGAGCCAAGGTGACGTTGATATCAGGGCCGTCCGCTTTATCAGCGCCTGAGGGCGTTAAACTAATCAATGTTCAGTCTGCTTTGGATATGAGAGAGGCTGTTTTGGCTCGTTTGGATGAAAGTCATCTTGTTATCAAAGCAGCTGCGGTAGCTGATTATCGTCCAGCGGTTGTTGCTGAGCATAAAATTAAAAAGAAGTCGGACTCGCTAACGCTAGAGCTGGTTAAAAATCCAGATATTTTACAGGAAATCGGTACGCTCAAAAAGCATCAGTTCATCATCGGGTTTGCTGCAGAGACGGAGCGTTTGGACGAGCATGCGATGGACAAGCTGAACCGCAAAAACTGTGATCTCATCGTTGGTAATGATGTATCACAGGAAGGTGCGGGCTTTGGCGGTGATACGAATGTGGTCCGGTTTTACGATCGTAATGGGCTCGTAGAGGCCCTTCCTATACAAAGTAAGAAAGATGTGGCACGTAGACTGCTCGAGCTTGCGGCGGATCGTATGCATTCCGCAGCGGGGGAATCCTGA
- the rpoZ gene encoding DNA-directed RNA polymerase subunit omega, with translation MLYPSIDKLLDIVDSKYSLVVAASKRARSLRDGAKSNLKGQKAHKHVGVALEELYGNYIGYEKIESTETEKYQKK, from the coding sequence ATGCTATACCCTTCAATTGATAAACTGCTTGATATCGTGGATAGCAAGTATTCACTAGTTGTAGCTGCTTCCAAAAGAGCAAGATCCTTGCGTGATGGCGCTAAATCAAATTTAAAAGGCCAAAAGGCTCACAAACATGTTGGTGTCGCGTTAGAAGAGCTATACGGCAACTATATCGGTTATGAGAAAATTGAGTCGACAGAGACTGAGAAATATCAGAAGAAATAA
- the priA gene encoding primosomal protein N' produces the protein MYAKVIVDVPAKQTNRAFDYEVPASLRKWVEVGSRVGVPFGPRVLQGFVVELHEETQVDVTRIKPIQNVLDLVPPLTEELVSLGRWVSRMYLCHEVTALQAMLPAALKAKYERAIGVGEESGEQSLLDMSDLQEIVSFVKSKGSVSMDALMERFASDGALIKQLLSAGILAEVQLVKDRMNTKKALTVFPPAGGSGLEEALAELPARANKQQDVLRYLMEHPHAIRLTELMETVEVGASTVKSLADRGWIELREVEVMRDPYAGRAFTRTKPLPLTEEQSSVFAEIRDAVAEERNEVFLLHGVTGSGKTEVYLQSIQQCLDMDKEAIVLVPEISLTPQMVERFKGRFGDLVAVLHSRLSNGERYDEWRKIMRKQVKVVIGARSAIFAPFTRIGLIIIDEEHESSYKQEESPKYHTRDVAVQRAKQQNAVVVLGSATPSLESIEKTRRRRDRDKPPFRLLTMRERVASRPMPPVAIVDMREELKNGNRSMFSRSLYKAIEDRLQKKEQIVLLLNRRGYATFVMCRTCGFVSQCPHCDISLTYHQSSRMLRCHYCGYAEREVTQCPSCQSEHIRHFGTGTQRVEEELSKIFPGIRVIRMDVDTTTEKGSHEKWLTMFREKQADVLLGTQMVAKGLDFPDVTLVGVIAADTVLNLPDFRSAERTFQLLTQVAGRAGRHEKQGEVFVQTYTPEHYSVQYASKHDYIAFANHELDIRANLGYPPYQRLILVTFSHEQVPLLVRSAEAFVTRLKEIAFTYRAQQVDLFTNTLPTDQSFQMDVLGPVASPISRIKDRYRFQCVVKYRGEDQAAEIVSKAVAWFEERSAKEKLLISVDVDPQYLM, from the coding sequence ATGTACGCAAAAGTCATTGTCGATGTCCCAGCGAAACAAACAAACCGGGCATTCGACTATGAAGTACCCGCATCCTTGAGGAAATGGGTTGAAGTGGGCAGTCGCGTTGGCGTGCCTTTCGGCCCGCGGGTGCTGCAAGGCTTTGTCGTCGAATTGCATGAGGAAACCCAGGTAGATGTGACTCGCATTAAGCCGATTCAGAACGTCCTGGACTTGGTTCCTCCGCTCACGGAGGAACTTGTGAGTCTGGGGAGGTGGGTCAGCCGCATGTACTTGTGCCATGAAGTTACGGCGCTCCAGGCGATGCTGCCTGCTGCACTCAAAGCGAAATATGAGCGGGCGATTGGGGTCGGGGAGGAGTCTGGCGAGCAATCGCTGTTGGACATGTCGGATCTGCAAGAGATTGTTAGCTTCGTGAAATCCAAAGGTTCCGTCTCGATGGATGCTTTGATGGAGCGTTTTGCAAGTGACGGCGCCCTCATTAAACAACTGCTGAGCGCAGGTATCCTAGCGGAAGTACAATTGGTCAAAGACCGCATGAATACCAAGAAAGCGTTGACCGTTTTCCCTCCTGCTGGTGGGAGCGGATTGGAAGAGGCTTTGGCCGAGCTTCCTGCCAGAGCTAACAAACAGCAGGATGTGCTGCGTTATTTGATGGAACATCCACACGCGATTCGGCTCACAGAGCTGATGGAAACGGTGGAGGTCGGCGCGAGCACGGTCAAAAGCTTGGCGGATCGCGGGTGGATTGAGCTGCGTGAGGTCGAAGTGATGCGCGACCCCTATGCGGGTCGTGCTTTCACGCGGACGAAGCCGCTTCCCTTAACGGAAGAACAGAGCAGTGTCTTCGCGGAAATTCGAGATGCTGTAGCTGAGGAGCGCAATGAGGTATTTCTGCTGCACGGGGTTACGGGTAGCGGTAAAACCGAAGTGTATTTACAATCCATTCAGCAGTGCTTGGATATGGATAAGGAAGCGATTGTGCTTGTTCCTGAAATTTCACTGACGCCGCAGATGGTAGAACGATTTAAAGGGCGGTTTGGCGATTTGGTTGCCGTCCTACACAGTCGGTTATCGAATGGAGAACGGTACGACGAATGGCGCAAAATTATGCGCAAGCAAGTGAAGGTTGTGATCGGCGCTCGTTCGGCGATTTTTGCTCCTTTTACGAGAATTGGCCTTATTATCATTGATGAGGAGCATGAATCTTCCTATAAGCAGGAGGAGAGCCCCAAATATCACACCCGTGATGTCGCGGTTCAAAGAGCGAAGCAGCAAAACGCCGTCGTTGTACTCGGTTCCGCAACACCCTCTCTTGAAAGTATCGAGAAGACAAGGCGACGCCGTGACAGGGATAAACCTCCCTTTCGGTTGTTGACGATGCGGGAACGCGTGGCCAGCCGACCGATGCCCCCAGTAGCTATCGTTGATATGCGTGAGGAGCTGAAAAACGGAAATCGTTCTATGTTCAGCCGTTCCTTGTATAAAGCGATCGAAGATCGGTTACAAAAGAAAGAACAGATTGTTTTATTGCTGAATCGGCGTGGGTATGCGACGTTCGTTATGTGCCGTACATGCGGTTTCGTCTCGCAATGTCCACATTGTGATATTTCACTTACCTATCATCAAAGCTCGCGCATGCTGCGTTGTCATTATTGCGGCTATGCGGAGCGAGAGGTTACGCAGTGTCCTAGCTGCCAGTCGGAGCATATTCGTCATTTTGGTACAGGAACACAGCGTGTTGAAGAGGAGCTTAGTAAGATTTTTCCCGGGATTCGGGTCATCCGCATGGATGTCGATACGACGACGGAGAAAGGTTCACATGAAAAATGGCTGACGATGTTTCGCGAGAAGCAGGCGGATGTGCTGCTTGGCACGCAGATGGTAGCAAAAGGGCTGGATTTTCCTGACGTGACCTTAGTGGGGGTTATCGCAGCGGATACAGTGCTTAATCTGCCGGATTTCCGTTCAGCGGAGCGGACTTTTCAGTTATTAACACAGGTTGCAGGCCGGGCGGGTCGTCATGAAAAGCAAGGGGAAGTGTTCGTCCAGACATACACTCCCGAACATTATAGTGTGCAGTATGCAAGCAAACACGATTATATCGCTTTTGCGAACCATGAGCTTGATATACGTGCAAATCTAGGCTATCCGCCTTATCAGCGATTGATTCTGGTCACTTTTTCGCATGAGCAGGTTCCGCTTCTGGTACGTTCTGCGGAGGCTTTTGTCACGAGGCTGAAAGAGATTGCTTTTACGTACCGGGCCCAGCAGGTTGATCTGTTTACGAATACGTTGCCCACGGATCAATCTTTTCAAATGGATGTGTTAGGACCTGTTGCATCGCCGATTTCACGAATCAAGGATAGATATCGATTCCAATGCGTGGTAAAATATCGGGGGGAAGATCAGGCTGCAGAGATCGTTTCTAAAGCAGTAGCTTGGTTTGAAGAGCGTTCAGCGAAAGAAAAGCTGCTGATCAGCGTGGATGTTGACCCGCAATATTTGATGTAA
- the gmk gene encoding guanylate kinase, whose translation MTSNTNTLERERGILIVLSGPSGVGKGTVCAALRKCSPDIVYSVSATTRSPRQGEVDGVNYFFKTREQFQQMIETDEVLEWAEYVGNFYGTPRRFVEETLRSGQDVILEIEVQGALQVKQKFSEGVFIFLLPPSLDELENRIVTRGTETDEVIRSRMSVAMDEIRLMEHYDYAIVNDHVEAACSKIQAILLAEHCKKDRMYPKIVQWMDEVN comes from the coding sequence ATGACGAGTAATACGAATACCCTTGAGCGTGAGAGAGGCATTCTGATTGTTTTATCCGGTCCTTCCGGTGTCGGCAAGGGAACCGTTTGCGCCGCGCTACGCAAGTGTTCACCGGATATCGTCTACTCGGTATCGGCCACAACCCGTTCTCCTAGACAAGGGGAAGTGGATGGTGTGAACTATTTCTTCAAAACTCGGGAGCAATTTCAACAGATGATCGAAACGGATGAAGTGTTGGAATGGGCTGAATATGTAGGTAACTTCTACGGCACTCCGAGACGTTTTGTTGAGGAAACGCTGCGCTCCGGTCAAGATGTCATCTTGGAAATCGAAGTGCAGGGTGCTCTGCAAGTCAAACAAAAGTTTTCCGAAGGTGTTTTCATTTTCTTGCTGCCGCCTTCTCTAGATGAGCTTGAGAATCGCATTGTAACGCGTGGTACGGAAACGGATGAAGTCATACGCAGCCGAATGTCTGTAGCTATGGACGAAATTCGCTTGATGGAGCACTATGACTATGCGATTGTAAATGACCATGTAGAAGCGGCTTGTTCCAAAATACAAGCGATTCTTTTAGCAGAACATTGCAAAAAAGATCGGATGTATCCAAAAATCGTACAATGGATGGATGAGGTGAATTGA